A stretch of the Uranotaenia lowii strain MFRU-FL chromosome 3, ASM2978415v1, whole genome shotgun sequence genome encodes the following:
- the LOC129758421 gene encoding pyrroline-5-carboxylate reductase 2 gives MSKLLKIGFLGGGKMAQAMAKGFISAGLTKGENMTASFHPSDLPNIEAFKTIGALTYVENLPVVQSSEVIFISVKPSTVPTVLESVRPSSDGKLFISIAMGVTLAELEKSLSPKARVIRVMPNTPALVRSGASVYVRGKAATPDDCTLTQALFEAIGTCEEVTEYLMDPITALSGSGPAYIFVLIEALADGGVKMGLPRDLAYRLASQTVMGSGLLVRESGRHPGQLKDDVTSPAGSTAAGLAFLEKNAFRHAVAGAVEAATIRCREVSGNK, from the exons ATGagcaaattattgaaaatcggTTTCCTTGGGGGAGGCAAAATGGCACAAGCAATGGCAAAAGGTTTCATTTCAGCCG gttTGACCAAGGGTGAAAATATGACGGCTAGCTTTCATCCATCGGATTTGCCAAATATTGAAGCGTTCAAAACCATAGGAGCACTAACTTATGTGGAAAATCTTCCGGTAGTGCAGAGCTCCGaggttatttttatttccgTTAAACCTTCGACAGTACCAACAGTGCTCGAATCTGTCCGACCTTCTAGTGATGGAAAGCTGTTCATATCGATTGCTATGGGAGTAACTTTGGCTGAACTGGAAAAA TCTTTGTCTCCAAAAGCACGAGTGATTCGAGTAATGCCAAATACACCGGCACTCGTTCGAAGCGGCGCATCCGTTTACGTCCGGGGCAAAGCAGCAACACCGGATGATTGTACGCTGACACAAGCGCTGTTCGAGGCCATTGGAACATGCGAAGAAGTGACCGAATACCTGATGGATCCAATAACTGCGCTTTCCGGAAGCGGACCTGCCTACATTTTCGTTCTTATTGAAGCACTGGCCGATGGTGGCGTCAAGATGGGTCTTCCACGTGATTTAGCATATCGATTGGCTTCGCAAACCGTTATGGGATCGGGACTGTTGGTTCGAGAATCAGGCCGCCATCCGGGCCAGCTCAAAGATGACGTTACTAGCCCGGCCGGATCAACAGCGGCTGGATTGGCCTTCTTGGAAAAGAACG CATTCCGTCATGCCGTGGCCGGTGCAGTCGAGGCAGCGACGATCCGGTGTCGTGAAGTCTCCGGCAATAAATAA